In a single window of the Natator depressus isolate rNatDep1 chromosome 24, rNatDep2.hap1, whole genome shotgun sequence genome:
- the LOC141977150 gene encoding trypsin-like: MAMELLNIVLLLVPTVIAQTDTRIIGGYPCERPQPWQAAIYDLNRLYCGGVLINKDWVLTAAHCRLPGSTNIRLGEYNLRKVDETEQLRVAAKIIPHPNYDPATKDNDIMLIKLATPAQLNNNVHPIALASSAPQPGVICQVSGWGTTTSPQPSFPALLQCADLRILSASECRQAYSSLVTDNMLCAGARQGGIDSCQGDSGGPLVCGGILQGIVSWGLEECAQRNKPGVYTKVSKYISWIQQTVRGG, encoded by the exons TGATAGCACAGACGGACACACGGATCATCGGGGGCTACCCCTGtgagagaccccagccctggcaggcCGCTATCTACGATTTAAACCGGCTGTACTGCGGAGGGGTGCTCATCAACAAGGACTGGGTGCTGACGGCTGCCCACTGCAGGCTGCCTGG CTCCACCAACATACGGCTGGGCGAGTACAACCTGCGGAAGGTGGATGAGACCGAGCAGCTCCGGGTGGCTGCGAAGATCATTCCCCACCCCAACTACGACCCCGCCACCAAGGACAACGACATCATGCTCATCAAACTCGCCACCCCCGCGCAGCTGAATAACAATGTGCACCCCATCGCACTGGCCAGCAGCGCCCCCCAGCCGGGAGTCATCTGCCAGGTGTCCGGATGGGGCACCACTACCTCCCCACAAC CGTCATTCCCGGCTTTGCTGCAATGTGCTGACCTCAGGATCCTCTCAGCGTCGGAATGTCGACAAGCCTATTCCAGCCTGGTCACTGACAACATGCTCTGTGCCGGCGCCAGACAAGGAGGCATCGATTCCTGCCAG GGTGACTCCGGGGGTCCCCTGGTATGCGGCGGGATCCTCCAAGGCATTGTGTCATGGGGGTTGGAGGAGTGCGCCCAACGTAACAAACCGGGTGTCTACACCAAGGTCAGCAAATACATCAGCTGGATCCAGCAAACCGTACGGGGCGGGTGA